Proteins from a genomic interval of Leifsonia shinshuensis:
- a CDS encoding 3-hydroxyacyl-CoA dehydrogenase, producing MQIDGCSALVTGGASGLGNATARALTEAGARVVILDLPSSEGEKAAVALGPHARFVPADVTNEEQVQAAVDTASALGPLRIVVNCAGIATAQKVIGRDGVLPLESFERVIRVNLIGTFNVVRLAAVAMAEIEPVGEERGVIVNTASVAAFDGQIGQPAYSASKGGVAAMTLPLAREFARSLIRVVTIAPGIFETPMMAGLPQAAQDSLAAQVPHPSRLGRPAEYAQLVRSIVENPMLNGETIRLDGAIRMQPK from the coding sequence ATGCAGATCGACGGATGTTCGGCGCTCGTCACCGGCGGCGCCAGCGGCCTCGGCAACGCCACCGCCCGAGCGCTCACGGAGGCCGGCGCCCGCGTCGTCATCCTGGACCTGCCCAGCTCCGAGGGCGAGAAGGCGGCCGTCGCGCTCGGCCCGCACGCCCGCTTCGTCCCGGCGGACGTCACGAACGAGGAGCAGGTGCAGGCCGCCGTGGACACCGCGAGCGCGCTCGGCCCGCTGCGGATCGTGGTCAACTGCGCCGGGATCGCGACGGCCCAGAAGGTGATCGGCCGCGACGGCGTGCTGCCGCTGGAGAGCTTCGAGCGCGTCATCCGGGTCAACCTGATCGGCACGTTCAACGTGGTGCGCCTCGCCGCGGTCGCGATGGCGGAGATCGAGCCGGTGGGCGAGGAGCGGGGGGTGATCGTCAACACCGCCTCCGTCGCCGCGTTCGACGGACAGATCGGCCAGCCCGCCTACTCCGCATCGAAGGGCGGCGTCGCGGCGATGACGCTGCCGCTCGCGCGCGAGTTCGCGCGCAGCCTCATCCGCGTCGTCACCATCGCGCCCGGCATCTTCGAGACGCCGATGATGGCCGGCCTCCCGCAGGCCGCGCAGGACTCCCTCGCGGCCCAGGTGCCGCACCCGTCGCGCCTCGGCCGGCCGGCCGAGTACGCCCAGCTCGTGCGCTCCATCGTGGAGAACCCCATGCTCAACGGCGAGACCATCCGCCTCGACGGCGCCATCCGGATGCAGCCCAAGTAA
- a CDS encoding thiolase family protein, whose protein sequence is MATEAVIVDVVRTPSGRGKPGGELSDIHPADLLAGVLAELVHRNGLDPVLVDDVIAGCVTQSGEQAGNIARTALLSAGFPESVPGVTIDRQCGSSQQAAAFAAQGVIAGAYDIVIACGVESMSRAPMGSNLGGASLGGELLHARYPEGLVNQGVAAELIAERWGFPREELDAFAAESHRRAAEAAASGAFESELVPVPTPDSGSVVADETIRPGTTAEKLAALSPSFRTDRLAARFPQLDWRITPGNSSPLTDGASAALIMSAEAAARLGLRPRARFHSFAVAGSDPLFMLTGILPATRKLLDRSGVKLEDIAAYEVNEAFAPVPLLWLREFGADASRMNPRGGAIALGHALGSSGTRLLGTLLNELEATGGRFGLQTMCEGGGTANATLIERL, encoded by the coding sequence ATGGCCACCGAAGCCGTCATCGTCGACGTCGTCCGCACCCCGTCCGGGCGGGGCAAGCCGGGCGGCGAGCTCTCCGACATCCACCCCGCCGACCTCCTCGCCGGGGTGCTGGCCGAGCTGGTCCACCGCAACGGCCTGGACCCGGTGCTGGTCGACGACGTCATCGCGGGCTGCGTCACGCAGTCGGGGGAGCAGGCGGGCAACATCGCGCGCACGGCGCTGCTGAGCGCCGGATTCCCGGAGAGCGTGCCCGGCGTCACCATCGACCGGCAGTGCGGGTCCAGCCAGCAGGCCGCCGCGTTCGCCGCGCAGGGCGTGATCGCGGGCGCGTACGACATCGTGATCGCCTGCGGGGTGGAGTCGATGAGCCGCGCGCCGATGGGCTCCAACCTCGGCGGCGCCTCGCTCGGCGGCGAGCTGCTGCACGCCCGCTATCCCGAGGGACTCGTGAACCAGGGCGTCGCGGCCGAGCTGATCGCGGAGCGCTGGGGGTTCCCGCGGGAGGAGCTGGACGCCTTCGCCGCGGAGTCGCACCGGCGCGCGGCCGAGGCGGCCGCCTCCGGAGCGTTCGAGAGCGAGCTCGTGCCGGTGCCGACCCCGGACAGCGGCAGCGTCGTCGCCGACGAGACCATCCGGCCCGGGACGACCGCGGAGAAGCTGGCCGCGCTGTCGCCGTCGTTCCGCACCGACCGGCTGGCCGCCCGCTTCCCGCAGCTGGACTGGCGGATCACCCCCGGCAACTCGTCGCCGCTGACCGACGGCGCCTCCGCCGCCCTCATCATGAGCGCGGAGGCGGCAGCGCGGCTCGGGCTGCGGCCGCGGGCGCGCTTCCACTCGTTCGCCGTCGCGGGGAGCGACCCGCTGTTCATGCTGACCGGCATCCTGCCCGCGACCCGCAAGCTGCTCGACCGCAGCGGCGTGAAGCTGGAGGACATCGCCGCCTACGAGGTCAACGAGGCGTTCGCGCCGGTGCCGCTGCTGTGGCTGCGCGAGTTCGGCGCCGACGCGAGCCGGATGAACCCGCGCGGCGGCGCGATCGCGCTGGGCCACGCGCTCGGCTCGTCCGGGACTCGGCTGCTCGGCACCCTGCTCAACGAGCTGGAGGCCACCGGCGGCCGGTTCGGCCTGCAGACCATGTGCGAGGGCGGCGGCACCGCCAACGCCACCCTCATCGAACGCCTCTGA
- a CDS encoding aldehyde dehydrogenase family protein, with amino-acid sequence MDEKTLLERVPDGLYIGGEWLPGSNGTLKVFDPATGDLIREIADASVEDGKRALDAAVAAADDWAATPPRTRGEILRRAFDLLQERRDEFALLMTLEMGKPLAESNGEVTYGGEFLRWFSEEAVRIAGRYATNPEGTGRMIVSQHPVGPCFLITPWNFPLAMATRKIAPALAAGCTVVVKPAELTPLTTLYFARLLADAGLPAGVLNVITTSTSGKVSAPIIADPRLRKLSFTGSTEVGRKLLQQASENVLRTSMEFGGNAPFVVFDDADLDRAVDGAMLAKFRNIGEACTAANRFIVHEDVADEFARRVADRVKAMKIGRGTEEGVTIGPLINEDAVEKAAELLEDAVSRGALVLAGGSRVSGPGTFFEPTVVTDVRAGSEILRQEIFGPVLSIVRFRDEDEAVRIANDTEFGLVSYVFTKDLARGQRMIERLQTGMMGLNVGVVSNAAAPFGGVKQSGLGREGGLEGIHEYLSTKYTLTPDPFSV; translated from the coding sequence GTGGACGAGAAGACCCTGCTGGAGCGCGTGCCCGACGGCCTGTACATCGGCGGCGAGTGGCTGCCCGGCTCGAACGGCACCCTGAAGGTGTTCGACCCGGCGACCGGCGACCTGATCCGCGAGATCGCGGACGCGTCGGTGGAGGACGGGAAGCGCGCTCTGGACGCGGCCGTCGCCGCCGCCGACGACTGGGCGGCGACCCCGCCGCGCACCCGCGGCGAGATCCTGCGCCGCGCGTTCGACCTGCTGCAGGAGCGCCGCGACGAGTTCGCCCTGCTGATGACGCTGGAGATGGGCAAGCCGCTCGCGGAGTCCAACGGTGAGGTGACCTACGGCGGCGAGTTCCTGCGCTGGTTCTCCGAGGAGGCCGTCCGCATCGCCGGCCGGTACGCGACCAACCCCGAAGGCACCGGGCGCATGATCGTGTCGCAGCACCCGGTCGGGCCGTGCTTCCTGATCACGCCGTGGAACTTCCCGCTCGCGATGGCGACCAGGAAGATCGCGCCGGCGCTCGCCGCAGGCTGCACGGTGGTCGTCAAGCCGGCCGAGCTGACCCCGCTGACGACGCTGTACTTCGCCCGCCTCCTGGCGGACGCGGGCCTTCCCGCCGGCGTGCTCAACGTCATCACGACCTCCACCTCCGGGAAGGTGTCGGCGCCGATCATCGCGGACCCGCGGCTGCGCAAGCTCTCCTTCACCGGCTCCACCGAGGTCGGCCGCAAGCTCCTCCAGCAGGCGTCCGAGAACGTCCTGCGCACCTCGATGGAGTTCGGCGGCAACGCCCCGTTCGTCGTGTTCGACGACGCCGACCTCGACCGGGCGGTGGACGGCGCGATGCTCGCGAAGTTCCGCAACATCGGCGAGGCCTGCACCGCCGCCAACCGCTTCATCGTGCACGAGGACGTCGCCGACGAGTTCGCCCGCCGGGTCGCCGACCGGGTCAAGGCCATGAAGATCGGCCGGGGCACCGAGGAGGGCGTCACGATCGGCCCGCTCATCAACGAGGACGCGGTCGAGAAGGCCGCCGAGCTGCTGGAGGACGCCGTCTCGCGCGGGGCGCTCGTCCTCGCCGGCGGGTCGCGGGTCTCCGGCCCCGGAACGTTCTTCGAGCCGACCGTGGTGACCGACGTGCGCGCCGGCAGTGAGATCCTCCGGCAGGAGATCTTCGGCCCGGTGCTGTCGATCGTGCGGTTCCGCGACGAAGACGAGGCGGTGCGGATCGCCAACGACACCGAGTTCGGGCTGGTGTCCTACGTCTTCACCAAGGACCTCGCGCGCGGCCAGCGGATGATCGAGCGCCTGCAGACCGGGATGATGGGGCTGAACGTCGGCGTCGTCTCCAACGCCGCGGCCCCGTTCGGCGGCGTGAAGCAGTCCGGGCTGGGCCGCGAGGGAGGCCTGGAGGGCATACACGAGTACCTCAGCACCAAGTACACCCTGACGCCCGACCCGTTCAGCGTCTGA
- a CDS encoding Lrp/AsnC family transcriptional regulator, whose protein sequence is MIDRLDADLIALLTAEPRLGVFEASRRLGVARGTVQARLDRLQRTGVIKDFAPTIDSLRLGFPVTAFVTAEITQSDLSVIDHLRGIPEVLEVHTVTGAGDLLIRVVARSNADLQRVISGILSEPGISRTSTVIALETTIEHRSVPLVESAVEE, encoded by the coding sequence ATGATCGACAGGCTGGACGCCGACCTCATCGCGCTGCTCACGGCGGAGCCGCGGCTCGGCGTGTTCGAGGCGTCACGGCGGCTGGGCGTCGCGCGGGGCACGGTGCAGGCCAGGCTCGACCGGTTGCAGCGCACCGGGGTCATCAAGGACTTCGCCCCGACGATCGACAGCCTCCGGCTCGGCTTCCCCGTCACGGCGTTCGTCACCGCCGAGATCACCCAGAGCGATCTCTCCGTGATCGACCACCTGCGCGGCATCCCGGAGGTGCTGGAGGTGCACACCGTGACCGGCGCGGGCGACCTGCTGATCCGCGTCGTCGCGCGGTCCAACGCCGACCTGCAGCGCGTGATCAGCGGCATCCTGAGCGAGCCGGGGATCAGCCGGACCTCCACGGTGATCGCCCTGGAGACCACGATCGAGCATCGGAGCGTGCCGCTCGTGGAGTCCGCGGTGGAGGAGTGA
- a CDS encoding alpha/beta fold hydrolase, with the protein MRAASARHRDGGRRLLRGGRRHRRRARRPAARPADRRGLIRAAIGEDGTIRIHVERHPGPDPVLLIHGFATTGALTWEATGWVAALAEAGRGAIVPDLRGHGASDAPHDPAAYSPDLLAGDLLAMLDEQGLERVDVVGYSMGSWVALALVGLAPQRVRRLVVGGVGTVEQFAHWGVAAVQRAILEGADTLPADAPLAPLLASLREAPGVDREALAACAAGMAQHALPLASSVPTLLVAGDADPVAQDADEAARLLGAELVPLPRRNHITALSARAFKQAALPFLGASVSL; encoded by the coding sequence CTGCGAGCAGCGTCTGCGCGACACCGGGACGGTGGGCGACGCCTACTTCGCGGAGGTCGCCGACACCGCCGACGCGCTCGCCGACCGGCTGCGCGCCCGGCTGACCGCCGGGGCCTGATCCGGGCCGCCATCGGCGAGGATGGGACCATTCGCATCCACGTCGAACGCCACCCCGGGCCCGACCCCGTCCTGCTGATCCACGGCTTCGCCACGACGGGCGCGCTCACCTGGGAGGCCACCGGCTGGGTCGCCGCGCTCGCCGAGGCGGGGCGCGGGGCGATCGTCCCCGACCTGCGCGGCCACGGGGCCAGCGACGCGCCGCACGACCCGGCCGCCTACTCGCCCGACCTCCTGGCGGGCGACCTGCTCGCGATGCTCGACGAGCAGGGCCTCGAGCGCGTCGATGTCGTCGGGTACTCGATGGGCAGCTGGGTGGCGCTCGCGCTCGTCGGCCTGGCCCCGCAGCGGGTGCGCAGGCTCGTGGTCGGCGGGGTCGGCACGGTCGAGCAGTTCGCCCACTGGGGCGTCGCCGCCGTGCAGCGGGCGATCCTGGAGGGCGCGGACACCCTCCCGGCCGACGCGCCGCTGGCGCCGCTCCTGGCCTCCCTGCGCGAGGCGCCGGGCGTCGACCGCGAGGCGCTGGCGGCCTGCGCGGCGGGAATGGCGCAGCATGCGCTGCCGCTCGCCTCCAGCGTGCCGACCCTCCTCGTCGCCGGTGACGCGGACCCGGTCGCCCAGGACGCGGACGAGGCCGCGCGGCTGCTCGGCGCCGAGCTGGTGCCGCTGCCGCGGCGCAACCACATCACCGCGCTGAGCGCGCGGGCCTTCAAGCAGGCTGCGCTTCCCTTCCTGGGAGCTTCGGTCAGCCTGTAG
- a CDS encoding thiamine pyrophosphate-dependent enzyme, whose translation MTPTILEPVLGASIGGAGVDVAALLRRLYRTLATVRRIDREAVALRGRGVLPGYVDSRGREAALVGAALALQASRDRAFPAAHEPGMAIALGADPAAVLRSRRGGIDAALEGSVTHAVGWALGAKLDRTGGCALTTIGAGAGTPAELRDAVTTARDSALPVVFLSSSGRTEGAGMPVLLVDGADAVAVHGAGLKALELARSGAGPVLIDAVLPGPSAWPARDPLVVCEQRLRDTGTVGDAYFAEVADTADALADRLRARLTAGA comes from the coding sequence ATGACCCCCACGATCCTCGAGCCGGTCCTCGGCGCGTCGATCGGCGGAGCGGGCGTCGACGTCGCCGCACTGCTCCGCCGGCTCTACCGGACCCTCGCCACCGTCCGCCGGATCGACCGCGAGGCCGTCGCCCTCCGCGGCCGCGGCGTCCTCCCCGGCTACGTCGACTCGCGCGGCAGGGAGGCCGCGCTCGTCGGCGCCGCGCTCGCCCTGCAGGCCTCGCGCGACCGCGCCTTCCCCGCCGCACACGAGCCGGGGATGGCGATCGCGCTCGGAGCGGACCCCGCCGCCGTGCTGCGCTCCCGCCGGGGCGGGATCGACGCGGCGCTGGAGGGATCCGTCACCCACGCGGTCGGCTGGGCGCTCGGAGCCAAGCTCGACCGCACCGGCGGCTGCGCCCTCACCACGATCGGCGCGGGCGCCGGAACGCCGGCGGAGCTGCGCGACGCGGTGACCACGGCGCGCGACTCGGCGCTCCCCGTCGTGTTCCTCTCCAGCTCGGGCCGCACCGAGGGCGCGGGCATGCCCGTCCTCCTCGTGGACGGAGCCGACGCCGTCGCGGTGCACGGCGCCGGCCTGAAGGCGCTGGAGCTCGCCCGATCGGGCGCGGGGCCCGTCCTCATCGACGCCGTCCTCCCCGGCCCGTCCGCGTGGCCCGCCCGCGATCCGCTGGTCGTCTGCGAGCAGCGTCTGCGCGACACCGGGACGGTGGGCGACGCCTACTTCGCGGAGGTCGCCGACACCGCCGACGCGCTCGCCGACCGGCTGCGCGCCCGGCTGACCGCCGGGGCCTGA
- a CDS encoding MMPL family transporter, translating into MSGRPSVWLRVVVPTALILIWLVLAGIGGPTFGKLSGVSSNDQAAFLPASAESTEVQDWQKRFTDSQAVPAIVVIQSESALTPSDLAALADLGPKLGAVHGVQAPESGQSTSVAGPIPSQDGRAVEFIVPVADTNNVKTVVADLRGVLKSELPAGTQGWVTGPAGLTADLVNAFGGIDGILLFVAVGAVFVILLLVYRALLLPFLVLLTSVFALCAAILVVYLFALWGWIKLSGQSQGILSILVIGAATDYSLLLVARYREALEQNESRWTAILKAWRAAFEPILASGATVILALLCLLFSDLNSNKSLGPIAAIGIVFSLLSALTLLPTLLAVFGRAAFWPFRPKYAGAEHAHDHTHESAEGVAGLEGIRGVWRRVGLLIARRPRVTWIVSFVVLVACAFGLTQLKANGVEQTALVLSQSDAVDGQKVLAKHFDAGSGAPVLIVAKEADGDAVLAAAKQNDGIATATLYAGNVRPAQPGQATPAPVVKDGRVLIQATLKAQPDSSAAEQVVRDLRRDLPASGSGVLVGGVTAIALDTNDTAQSDLLRIIPIVLLVILLVLMLLLRSILAPVLLIGSVVLSYAAALGVSALVFDHLFRFPGADASVPLFGFVFLVALGVDYNIFLMTRVREESLRLGTRPGILRGLGMTGSVITSAGVVLAATFAALAVIPILFLVQIAFIVAFGVLLDTVLVRSLLVPAVSYDVGRAIWWPSKLWRAEPER; encoded by the coding sequence ATGTCGGGGAGACCATCGGTATGGCTGCGGGTGGTGGTGCCGACGGCGCTGATCCTGATCTGGCTCGTCCTCGCCGGGATCGGCGGCCCGACCTTCGGCAAGCTCTCCGGGGTCTCCAGCAACGACCAGGCCGCGTTCCTGCCGGCCAGCGCGGAGTCGACCGAGGTGCAGGACTGGCAGAAGCGGTTCACCGACTCCCAGGCCGTGCCCGCCATCGTCGTCATCCAGTCGGAGTCGGCGCTCACGCCGAGCGACCTCGCCGCGCTGGCCGACCTCGGACCGAAGCTCGGCGCCGTCCACGGGGTCCAGGCGCCGGAGTCCGGCCAGAGCACGAGCGTCGCAGGTCCCATCCCGTCGCAGGACGGCCGGGCCGTCGAGTTCATCGTGCCCGTCGCGGACACCAACAACGTCAAGACCGTGGTGGCGGACCTCCGCGGCGTGTTGAAGAGCGAACTCCCCGCGGGGACGCAGGGCTGGGTCACCGGTCCGGCCGGGCTGACCGCGGACCTGGTCAACGCGTTCGGCGGCATCGACGGCATCCTGCTCTTCGTCGCGGTCGGCGCCGTGTTCGTGATCCTGCTGCTGGTCTACCGGGCGCTGCTGCTGCCGTTCCTGGTGCTGCTCACCTCGGTGTTCGCGCTGTGCGCGGCGATCCTTGTGGTCTACCTGTTCGCGCTCTGGGGCTGGATCAAGCTCAGCGGGCAGAGCCAGGGCATCCTCTCCATCCTGGTGATCGGCGCGGCGACGGACTACTCCCTGCTCCTCGTCGCCCGCTACCGGGAGGCACTGGAGCAGAACGAGTCCCGGTGGACCGCCATCCTGAAGGCCTGGCGGGCGGCCTTCGAGCCGATCCTGGCCTCCGGCGCGACGGTCATCCTCGCGCTGCTCTGCCTGCTGTTCTCCGACCTCAACTCCAACAAGAGCCTCGGACCGATCGCCGCGATCGGGATCGTGTTCTCGCTGCTCTCGGCGCTGACGCTGCTGCCGACGCTGCTCGCGGTGTTCGGGAGGGCGGCGTTCTGGCCGTTCCGGCCGAAGTACGCGGGCGCTGAGCACGCGCACGATCACACGCACGAGAGCGCCGAGGGCGTCGCCGGCCTGGAGGGCATCCGCGGTGTCTGGCGGCGCGTCGGCCTCCTCATCGCGCGCCGGCCGCGCGTGACCTGGATCGTGTCGTTCGTGGTGCTCGTCGCGTGCGCGTTCGGCCTCACCCAGCTGAAGGCCAACGGCGTCGAGCAGACCGCCCTGGTGCTCTCGCAGTCGGACGCGGTCGACGGCCAGAAGGTCCTCGCGAAGCACTTCGACGCCGGGTCGGGGGCGCCCGTGCTGATCGTGGCCAAGGAGGCCGACGGGGACGCCGTGCTCGCCGCCGCGAAGCAGAACGACGGCATCGCGACCGCGACGCTCTACGCCGGGAACGTCCGGCCCGCGCAGCCCGGGCAGGCCACGCCCGCGCCGGTCGTGAAGGACGGCCGTGTCCTCATCCAGGCGACCTTGAAGGCGCAGCCCGACTCGTCGGCGGCCGAGCAGGTGGTCCGCGACCTGCGCCGCGACCTCCCGGCGTCCGGTTCGGGAGTGCTGGTCGGCGGGGTGACGGCGATCGCGCTCGACACGAACGACACCGCCCAGAGCGACCTGCTGCGGATCATCCCGATCGTGCTGCTGGTGATCCTGCTGGTCCTGATGCTGCTGCTCCGGTCGATCCTCGCGCCGGTGCTGCTGATCGGCAGCGTGGTGCTCTCGTACGCCGCGGCGCTCGGCGTCTCCGCGCTCGTGTTCGATCACCTGTTCCGGTTCCCCGGCGCCGACGCGAGCGTGCCGCTGTTCGGCTTCGTGTTCCTGGTCGCGCTCGGGGTGGACTACAACATCTTCCTGATGACGCGCGTGCGGGAGGAGTCGCTGCGGCTCGGCACCCGGCCGGGCATCCTGCGCGGGCTGGGGATGACCGGCAGCGTCATCACGTCGGCGGGCGTGGTGCTGGCGGCCACCTTCGCGGCGCTCGCCGTCATCCCGATCCTGTTCCTGGTCCAGATCGCGTTCATCGTCGCGTTCGGCGTCCTGCTCGACACCGTGCTGGTGCGCTCGCTGCTCGTCCCGGCGGTGTCCTACGACGTGGGCCGGGCGATCTGGTGGCCCTCGAAGCTGTGGCGGGCGGAGCCGGAGCGCTGA
- a CDS encoding isochorismatase family protein yields MGKALFIIDVQNDFTEGGALGVDGGAAVAAAITEHLRAHADDYTIILASRDWHDRDNDNGGHFATDAEPDFVTTWPVHCVAGTNGAEYHPALDTTRVQYHIRKGQGVPAYSIFEGRTEAGSSVHNLLDEHGIDTVDVAGIATDYCVRASALDALNHGQRVRVLTALVAGVAAESSEAALAELAHAGAELV; encoded by the coding sequence ATGGGCAAGGCGCTCTTCATCATCGACGTCCAGAACGACTTCACGGAGGGCGGCGCCCTCGGTGTCGACGGGGGAGCGGCGGTGGCCGCGGCCATCACCGAGCACCTGCGCGCGCACGCGGACGACTACACGATCATCCTCGCGAGCCGCGACTGGCACGACAGGGACAACGACAACGGCGGCCACTTCGCCACCGACGCCGAGCCGGACTTCGTGACGACCTGGCCCGTGCACTGCGTCGCGGGGACGAACGGCGCGGAGTACCATCCCGCGCTCGACACCACCCGCGTCCAGTACCACATCCGCAAGGGCCAGGGGGTGCCGGCCTACTCGATCTTCGAGGGGCGCACGGAGGCCGGGTCGTCGGTCCACAACCTCCTGGACGAGCACGGCATCGACACCGTCGACGTGGCGGGGATCGCGACCGACTACTGCGTGCGCGCCTCCGCGCTGGATGCGCTCAACCACGGGCAGCGCGTCCGCGTGCTAACCGCGCTGGTAGCGGGCGTCGCCGCCGAGTCGTCGGAGGCTGCCCTCGCCGAGCTCGCCCACGCCGGCGCCGAACTCGTCTGA
- a CDS encoding D-alanyl-D-alanine carboxypeptidase/D-alanyl-D-alanine-endopeptidase — translation MGATPSRRRAAASGGLAGAAAGVLSAIRTHPKAWIAAGAAVAFVILGTGSVALGATVGSAPAGAAAAVAPTHSATRTPTPTPTPTADPTRPVPAAQPAASRIRTCSVASLAQDGRLGNLEAQVVNAKTGQVLFDRNGTKPGPTASVLKTLTSAAALATLGPDYRVQTTVVSGSVPGQVVIVGGGDVTLSRLPGGQGAFYTGAPSIQDLAEQTKRALGGQPVTSIVTDTSLFGGPVWQPSWDEHEERVVEGSTPYMTSLMVDGDRNDPGAVESPRSTDPVGRAVQYFQQYLGTNVPVTSGTAPAGAKHLASVQSQPVTALIDQAMTYSDNTIMEELARLVAIKAGAGNTFDAENAGVLAGLKAYGIDTTGIHIADGSGLSADNAVPPSYLTQLFIKVLNRQNGLGVVYDGLPVSGRTGTLGPGYSRFTGANSVANGAVHAKTGWINNGYTLSGIIDAADGTPLTFAVFALGPVSDNAKQAIDTLTTGFYTCGDNLTNG, via the coding sequence ATGGGAGCGACCCCGTCCCGCCGTCGCGCCGCGGCGTCCGGCGGTCTGGCAGGGGCCGCCGCCGGCGTGCTGTCCGCCATCCGCACCCACCCCAAGGCGTGGATCGCCGCGGGCGCGGCCGTCGCGTTCGTGATCCTCGGAACAGGGAGCGTGGCCCTCGGCGCGACCGTCGGCTCCGCCCCGGCCGGCGCCGCCGCGGCCGTCGCGCCGACGCACTCGGCCACCAGGACGCCCACCCCGACGCCCACGCCCACCGCCGACCCGACCCGCCCGGTCCCCGCCGCGCAGCCGGCCGCGAGCCGCATCCGCACCTGCTCCGTCGCCTCGCTCGCGCAGGACGGCAGGCTCGGCAACCTGGAGGCCCAGGTCGTCAACGCCAAGACCGGCCAGGTGCTGTTCGATCGCAACGGCACGAAGCCGGGGCCGACCGCGTCCGTGCTCAAGACGCTCACCTCCGCCGCCGCGCTCGCCACCCTCGGGCCCGACTACCGGGTGCAGACCACGGTCGTGAGCGGGAGCGTCCCCGGCCAGGTCGTCATCGTCGGCGGCGGCGATGTCACCCTGTCGCGCCTGCCGGGCGGCCAGGGCGCGTTCTACACCGGCGCGCCCTCCATCCAGGATCTCGCGGAGCAGACCAAGCGGGCGCTCGGCGGTCAGCCGGTGACCTCCATCGTGACCGACACCTCGCTGTTCGGCGGCCCGGTGTGGCAGCCGAGCTGGGACGAGCACGAGGAGCGCGTAGTGGAGGGCTCGACGCCCTACATGACCTCGCTCATGGTGGACGGCGACCGCAACGACCCGGGAGCGGTCGAGTCGCCGCGCAGCACCGACCCGGTCGGCCGCGCCGTGCAGTACTTCCAGCAGTACCTCGGCACCAACGTCCCGGTGACCTCCGGCACGGCCCCCGCGGGCGCGAAGCATCTCGCGTCGGTCCAGTCGCAGCCGGTGACCGCCCTGATCGACCAGGCGATGACCTACTCCGACAACACGATCATGGAGGAGCTGGCCCGGCTGGTCGCCATCAAGGCCGGAGCGGGCAACACCTTCGACGCCGAGAACGCCGGTGTGCTCGCCGGGCTCAAGGCCTACGGGATCGACACCACCGGCATCCACATCGCCGACGGCTCCGGGCTCAGCGCCGACAACGCGGTGCCGCCGTCGTACCTGACCCAGCTCTTCATCAAGGTGCTCAACCGCCAGAACGGGCTCGGCGTGGTCTACGACGGCCTGCCGGTCTCCGGCCGGACCGGGACGCTCGGGCCCGGCTACAGCCGGTTCACCGGGGCGAACTCGGTCGCGAACGGCGCGGTGCACGCCAAGACCGGCTGGATCAACAACGGCTACACGCTGTCCGGGATCATCGACGCGGCCGACGGCACGCCGCTCACCTTCGCCGTGTTCGCTCTCGGCCCGGTGAGCGACAATGCCAAGCAGGCGATCGACACGCTGACGACCGGCTTCTACACGTGCGGGGACAACCTCACCAACGGCTGA
- a CDS encoding TetR family transcriptional regulator produces the protein MTAEIGTSEGELGLRERKRIATRRAIQFAALELATERGFDHVTVDEISHAANVSPRTFFNYFPSKESAIIGELPELPDEASIERFIEAGPAEPILDGMGRLLIAAIETGDLDGGLDGAHEGENAASAKELHALRRSLLKGNPELFAQRMASMHKFEDALSAVVQRRLAHDEPALADDEETLHQRARLVTYVAFAGMRHAWSCWADHGGVEPLADRLRSSFAELQALGGQLR, from the coding sequence GTGACTGCAGAGATCGGGACGTCGGAGGGCGAGCTGGGCCTCCGTGAGCGCAAGCGCATCGCGACCAGGCGCGCCATCCAGTTCGCGGCGCTCGAACTGGCCACCGAGCGGGGCTTCGACCATGTCACGGTCGACGAGATCAGCCACGCGGCGAACGTCTCGCCGCGGACGTTCTTCAACTACTTCCCGTCCAAGGAGTCCGCGATCATCGGCGAGCTCCCCGAGCTCCCGGACGAAGCCAGCATCGAGCGCTTCATCGAGGCGGGCCCCGCCGAGCCGATCCTGGACGGGATGGGCCGGCTCCTCATCGCGGCGATCGAGACCGGCGACCTGGACGGCGGCCTGGACGGCGCGCACGAGGGGGAGAATGCAGCCAGCGCCAAGGAGCTGCACGCCCTCCGCCGCTCGCTCCTGAAGGGCAACCCCGAGCTCTTCGCGCAGCGGATGGCGAGCATGCACAAGTTCGAGGACGCCCTGAGCGCCGTCGTCCAGCGCCGGCTCGCCCACGACGAGCCGGCGCTCGCCGACGACGAGGAGACCCTCCACCAGCGGGCGCGGCTGGTCACCTACGTCGCGTTCGCGGGGATGCGCCACGCCTGGTCGTGCTGGGCGGACCACGGCGGCGTCGAGCCCCTCGCCGACCGCCTCCGCAGCTCCTTCGCGGAGCTCCAGGCCCTCGGCGGCCAGCTCCGCTGA